In Rhinoraja longicauda isolate Sanriku21f chromosome 13, sRhiLon1.1, whole genome shotgun sequence, one genomic interval encodes:
- the LOC144599550 gene encoding claudin-11-like: MSSMCLHVLGFILSSVGWIGILIATGTKEWVQTCSIQGSDCHHFGEFKLRGLWTECYRSSSAYHCKTMSDILRMPAYLQTSRALMITASILGLPAILLVLMALPCMRCGTESHSSKHKRSLLGAFLLILLAICSAVATIWFPVGVHNVEYLFNFGYSLFVGWIGTMLCLFGGVVIACCAGPSRDRQENRYYYASQGSSSMANPTHAKSANV; the protein is encoded by the exons ATGAGTTCTATGTGTCTGCACGTTCTGGGCTTCATCCTCAGCTCCGTGGGCTGGATTGGTATCCTGATTGCCACTGGCACCAAAGAGTGGGTCCAGACCTGCTCAATACAGGGCTCTGATTGTCATCACTTTGGCGAATTCAAGCTGCGGGGGCTGTGGACGGAATGTTACCGATCATCTTCTGCTTACCATTGCAAGACGATGTCTGACATCCTCAGAATGCCAG CCTACCTCCAGACAAGTCGTGCACTGATGATCACTGCCTCCATCCTGGGACTGCCCGCGATTCTCCTCGTTCTCATGGCATTGCCATGCATGCGCTGCGGAACCGAGTCCCACTCTTCCAAACACAAGCGATCCTTGCTGGGTGCCTTTCTCCTCATTCTGCTGG CGATCTGCTCAGCAGTGGCCACCATCTGGTTTCCGGTGGGGGTCCACAATGTAGAGTACCTCTTCAATTTTGGGTATTCACTCTTCGTGGGCTGGATCGGCACAATGCTCTGCCTGTTTGGAGGGGTGGTGATTGCCTGTTGCGCCGGCCCTTCACGTGATCGTCAGGAGAACAGGTATTATTACGCTTCACAAGGCTCGTCGTCCATGGCAAACCCAACACACGCCAAGAGCGCGAATGTCTAA